Proteins from one Streptomyces sp. NBC_00289 genomic window:
- the acnA gene encoding aconitate hydratase AcnA, with translation MSANSFDARSTLQVGDESYEIFRLDKVKGSARLPYSLKVLLENLLRTEDGANITADHISSLGDWDSQAQPSQEIQFTPARVIMQDFTGVPCVVDLATMREAVKELGGDPAKVNPLSPAELVIDHSVIADKFGTNDAFAQNVELEYGRNKERYQFLRWGQTAFDDFKVVPPGTGIVHQVNIEHLARTVMVRGGQAYPDTLVGTDSHTTMVNGLGVLGWGVGGIEAEAAMLGQPVSMLIPRVVGFKLTGELPTGTTATDLVLTITEMLRKHGVVGKFVEFYGEGVAATSLANRATIGNMSPEFGSTAAIFPIDDETLKYLRLTGRDEQQVALVEAYAKEQGLWLDPAAEPDFSEKLELDLSTVVPSIAGPKRPQDRIVLANAAEQFKTDVRNYVDEVDEAGKESFPASDAPAIHPNGAPSNPVTVTAPDGSTYEIDHGAVTVAAITSCTNTSNPYVMVAAALVAKKAVEKGLTRKPWVKTTLAPGSKVVTDYFDKAGLTPYLDKVGFNLVGYGCTTCIGNSGPLPDEVSQAVNDHDLAVTSVLSGNRNFEGRINPDVKMNYLASPPLVVAYALAGSMKVDVTKDALGIDQDGNPVFLKDIWPSEAEVNDVVANAIGEDMFNKSYQDVFAGDAQWQALPIPTGNTFEWDPQSTYVRKPPYFEGMTMETTPVSDITGARVLAKLGDSVTTDHISPAGAIKADTPAGKYLTEHGVERRDFNSYGSRRGNHEVMIRGTFANIRLRNQIAPGTEGGYTRDFTQPDAPVSFIYDASRNYIEQGTPLAILAGKEYGSGSSRDWAAKGTALLGVKAVIAESYERIHRSNLIGMGVLPLQYPEGADAASLGLTGEETFSFTGVEELNNGTTPRTVKVSTDTGVEFDAVVRIDTPGEADYYRNGGIMQYVLRNLIRN, from the coding sequence GTGTCGGCGAACAGCTTCGACGCCCGCAGCACGCTGCAGGTGGGCGACGAGTCGTACGAGATCTTCCGCCTGGACAAGGTGAAGGGCTCGGCCCGGCTCCCCTACAGCCTTAAGGTCCTGCTGGAGAACCTGCTCCGCACCGAGGACGGCGCGAACATCACCGCCGACCACATCAGTTCCCTCGGCGACTGGGACTCGCAGGCCCAGCCCTCGCAGGAGATCCAGTTCACGCCGGCCCGTGTGATCATGCAGGACTTCACCGGCGTGCCCTGTGTCGTCGACCTCGCCACCATGCGTGAGGCCGTCAAGGAGCTCGGCGGCGACCCGGCGAAGGTCAACCCGCTCTCCCCGGCCGAGCTGGTCATCGACCACTCCGTCATCGCCGACAAGTTCGGCACCAACGACGCCTTCGCCCAGAACGTCGAGCTGGAGTACGGCCGCAACAAGGAGCGCTACCAGTTCCTGCGCTGGGGTCAGACCGCGTTCGACGACTTCAAGGTCGTCCCGCCGGGCACCGGCATCGTCCACCAGGTGAACATCGAGCACCTGGCCCGGACCGTCATGGTCCGAGGCGGCCAGGCGTACCCCGACACCCTGGTCGGCACCGACTCGCACACCACCATGGTCAACGGCCTCGGCGTCCTCGGCTGGGGCGTCGGCGGCATCGAGGCCGAGGCCGCGATGCTGGGCCAGCCGGTCTCGATGCTCATCCCGCGCGTCGTCGGCTTCAAGCTCACCGGCGAGCTGCCCACCGGCACCACCGCCACGGACCTCGTGCTGACGATCACCGAGATGCTCCGCAAGCACGGCGTGGTCGGCAAGTTCGTCGAGTTCTACGGCGAGGGTGTGGCGGCGACGAGCCTCGCCAACCGCGCCACCATCGGCAACATGTCGCCGGAGTTCGGCTCCACCGCCGCGATCTTCCCGATCGACGACGAGACGCTGAAGTACCTGCGCCTGACCGGCCGCGACGAGCAGCAGGTAGCACTCGTCGAGGCGTACGCCAAGGAGCAGGGCCTCTGGCTCGACCCGGCCGCCGAGCCCGACTTCTCCGAGAAGCTCGAGCTGGACCTCTCCACCGTCGTCCCGTCGATCGCCGGCCCGAAGCGCCCGCAGGACCGCATCGTCCTCGCGAATGCCGCCGAGCAGTTCAAGACGGACGTGCGCAACTACGTCGACGAGGTGGACGAGGCGGGCAAGGAGTCCTTCCCGGCCTCCGACGCCCCTGCCATCCACCCCAACGGCGCCCCGTCCAACCCGGTCACCGTGACCGCCCCCGACGGCTCGACGTACGAGATCGACCACGGCGCGGTGACGGTCGCGGCCATCACCTCCTGCACCAACACCTCGAACCCGTACGTCATGGTCGCCGCCGCGCTCGTCGCGAAGAAGGCCGTGGAGAAGGGCCTGACCCGCAAGCCGTGGGTCAAGACCACCCTCGCCCCGGGCTCCAAGGTCGTCACCGACTACTTCGACAAGGCGGGGCTCACCCCCTACCTCGACAAGGTCGGCTTCAACCTCGTCGGCTACGGCTGCACCACCTGCATCGGCAACTCCGGCCCGCTGCCGGACGAGGTCTCCCAGGCCGTCAACGACCACGACCTCGCGGTCACCTCGGTCCTCTCCGGCAACCGGAACTTCGAGGGCCGTATCAACCCCGACGTCAAGATGAACTACCTGGCGTCCCCGCCGCTGGTCGTCGCGTACGCCCTCGCCGGCTCCATGAAGGTGGACGTCACCAAGGACGCCCTGGGCATCGACCAGGACGGCAACCCGGTCTTCCTCAAGGACATCTGGCCGTCCGAGGCCGAGGTCAACGACGTCGTGGCCAACGCCATCGGCGAGGACATGTTCAACAAGTCCTACCAGGACGTCTTCGCGGGCGACGCCCAGTGGCAGGCGCTGCCGATCCCGACCGGCAACACCTTCGAGTGGGACCCGCAGTCCACCTACGTCCGCAAGCCCCCGTACTTCGAGGGCATGACGATGGAGACCACCCCGGTCTCCGACATCACGGGCGCGCGCGTCCTGGCCAAGCTGGGCGACTCGGTCACCACCGACCACATCTCCCCGGCCGGCGCCATCAAGGCCGACACGCCGGCCGGCAAGTACCTCACCGAGCACGGTGTGGAGCGTCGCGACTTCAACAGCTACGGCTCCCGCCGCGGCAACCACGAGGTCATGATCCGCGGCACGTTCGCCAACATCCGCCTGCGCAACCAGATCGCGCCGGGGACGGAAGGCGGTTACACCCGCGACTTCACCCAGCCGGACGCGCCCGTGTCGTTCATCTACGACGCCTCGCGCAACTACATCGAGCAGGGCACCCCGCTGGCCATCCTGGCCGGCAAGGAGTACGGCTCCGGCTCGTCCCGCGACTGGGCCGCCAAGGGCACCGCGCTGCTCGGCGTCAAGGCCGTCATCGCCGAGTCGTACGAGCGCATCCACCGCTCCAACCTCATCGGCATGGGCGTGCTCCCGCTCCAGTACCCGGAGGGCGCGGACGCCGCGTCTCTCGGCCTGACCGGTGAGGAGACCTTCTCCTTCACGGGCGTCGAGGAACTGAACAACGGCACCACCCCGCGCACGGTCAAGGTCAGCACCGACACCGGCGTCGAGTTCGACGCGGTCGTCCGCATCGACACCCCCGGCGAGGCGGACTACTACCGCAACGGCGGCATCATGCAGTACGTGCTGCGGAACCTGATCCGCAACTAG
- a CDS encoding response regulator transcription factor yields the protein MANTAYDTADQTPAASPWAAVGVSAFDELVHQAILHQPDAGTAGWALLTGASPARVRESCDRLLGIGLLQPPDSMGGLRAIDPRVAVRGLIRRRETVSEMLASTAEEMATAYEAGLLREEPSRLIEVASGEGAIAARLEEMYARAEHEVCLFDTPPYLAPPAAQVDLQADLLSRGIVSRGIYAATALEDPHVLSRTWRMVELGEQARVLPSVPVKLLVVDGCRAMLPLTSSAAGGYCAVVVWHSAVTEALQKLFEMAWQQATPLGRPLGDGELPEGERTLIRLLAAGMKDEAVARHLGVSLRTLRRRVSELQERLGAASRFQLGVRAAQRGWL from the coding sequence ATGGCGAACACGGCATACGACACGGCAGACCAGACCCCCGCCGCGAGCCCCTGGGCCGCGGTGGGGGTCTCCGCCTTCGACGAGTTGGTCCACCAGGCGATCCTGCACCAGCCCGACGCCGGCACGGCCGGCTGGGCACTCCTGACCGGTGCCTCCCCGGCCCGGGTGCGCGAGTCCTGCGACCGTCTGCTCGGGATCGGGTTGCTCCAGCCGCCGGACTCGATGGGGGGATTACGCGCGATCGACCCCAGAGTGGCGGTCCGCGGGCTGATCAGACGGCGCGAGACGGTGTCCGAGATGCTCGCCTCCACCGCCGAGGAGATGGCTACCGCGTACGAGGCCGGGCTGCTGCGTGAGGAGCCGTCCCGGCTGATCGAGGTGGCTTCCGGCGAGGGTGCCATCGCCGCCCGTCTGGAGGAGATGTACGCGCGCGCCGAGCACGAGGTGTGCCTCTTCGACACGCCTCCCTATCTCGCCCCGCCCGCGGCGCAGGTGGATCTCCAGGCCGATCTGCTCAGCCGCGGGATCGTCTCCCGCGGGATCTACGCGGCGACCGCCCTGGAAGATCCGCACGTCCTCTCCCGCACCTGGAGAATGGTCGAACTCGGTGAACAGGCCAGGGTGTTGCCGTCCGTGCCGGTCAAGCTGCTGGTGGTCGACGGGTGTCGGGCGATGCTGCCGCTGACCTCATCGGCCGCGGGCGGCTACTGCGCCGTCGTGGTGTGGCACTCGGCGGTGACCGAAGCCCTGCAGAAGCTGTTCGAGATGGCCTGGCAGCAGGCGACACCGCTCGGCCGGCCGCTCGGCGACGGTGAACTCCCCGAGGGGGAGCGGACGCTGATCAGGCTGCTGGCGGCCGGGATGAAGGACGAGGCGGTGGCCCGCCATCTGGGCGTGAGCCTCAGGACCCTGCGGCGCCGGGTGAGTGAGCTGCAGGAGCGGCTGGGCGCGGCGAGCCGCTTCCAGCTGGGCGTGCGGGCGGCGCAGCGCGGCTGGCTCTGA
- a CDS encoding lytic transglycosylase domain-containing protein — translation MAGSRVRGVRGAAIAAAAMAALTASQAPGAVPAGTSAPQREVPAEHGPSVSGDTPYRTDLPPLRTRARERGASEAGAALPASVFAAYRHAEAELARTAPGCRLRWQLLAAIGQVESGQARGGRVTADGTTVAPILGPRLDGGAFAVVRDTDGGAYDGDAAYDRAVGPMQFIPSTWARWGTDGNGDGRADPDNVFDAALAAGRYLCAGGRDLSDPAELDRAVLGYNHSEAYLRTMRAWYAYYLEGHRVVPDNPAKSSARPEPSRPSSTPKPSPTPSTRPSAAPSPAPSAPASPTPGTSRPAGGPKETEEPQLPTPGPDIELPGADLLPSDGPLTSNGVDSMASTPSTTADTGR, via the coding sequence GTGGCAGGGAGCAGGGTCAGGGGCGTCAGGGGTGCGGCGATCGCGGCGGCGGCGATGGCCGCGCTGACCGCGTCACAGGCGCCGGGGGCGGTCCCGGCAGGGACCTCCGCCCCCCAGCGGGAGGTGCCCGCCGAGCACGGGCCGAGCGTGTCGGGCGACACCCCGTACCGCACCGACCTCCCGCCGCTGCGCACCCGGGCACGCGAGCGCGGGGCATCGGAGGCGGGCGCCGCCCTGCCGGCGAGCGTGTTCGCCGCCTACCGGCACGCCGAGGCGGAGCTCGCGCGCACCGCGCCCGGCTGCCGGCTGCGGTGGCAGCTGCTGGCCGCGATCGGTCAGGTGGAGTCCGGGCAGGCGCGGGGCGGTCGGGTGACGGCGGACGGTACGACCGTGGCGCCGATCCTCGGGCCGCGGCTGGACGGCGGCGCCTTCGCCGTCGTGCGGGACACCGACGGCGGCGCCTACGACGGGGACGCCGCCTACGACCGGGCGGTCGGACCGATGCAGTTCATCCCGTCGACCTGGGCCCGCTGGGGCACGGACGGCAACGGCGACGGGCGGGCCGACCCGGACAACGTCTTCGACGCGGCGCTCGCCGCCGGGCGCTACCTGTGCGCGGGCGGGCGGGACCTCTCCGACCCGGCCGAGCTGGACCGGGCGGTCCTCGGCTACAACCACTCCGAGGCGTATCTGCGCACCATGCGGGCCTGGTACGCGTACTACCTGGAAGGGCACCGGGTGGTGCCGGACAACCCCGCGAAGTCCTCGGCGCGCCCGGAGCCGTCGCGCCCGTCGTCCACGCCGAAGCCCTCGCCGACGCCGTCCACCCGTCCGAGCGCCGCCCCCTCCCCGGCACCGTCCGCACCTGCCTCGCCGACCCCCGGCACGTCCCGTCCGGCGGGCGGGCCCAAGGAGACGGAGGAGCCCCAACTCCCCACGCCCGGACCGGACATCGAACTGCCCGGCGCCGACCTGCTGCCCAGCGACGGTCCGCTGACCAGCAACGGTGTGGACTCGATGGCCTCCACCCCCTCCACAACCGCGGATACTGGGCGGTAA
- a CDS encoding DUF4236 domain-containing protein, whose amino-acid sequence MPLTFRKSFRIFPGVRLNINKHSWSITTGGSGGPRHTHSSTGRRTTSMDLPGPFGWRRTRTAKRH is encoded by the coding sequence ATGCCCCTCACCTTCCGTAAGAGTTTCCGCATCTTTCCCGGCGTGCGCCTGAACATCAACAAGCACTCCTGGTCCATCACCACCGGCGGCAGCGGTGGCCCGCGGCACACGCACAGCAGCACGGGACGACGTACGACGTCGATGGATCTGCCCGGACCCTTCGGATGGCGTCGCACCCGTACCGCCAAGCGCCACTGA
- a CDS encoding helix-turn-helix domain-containing protein produces the protein MADDYLVRIGKLIRDARQHRGWTQSQLAEALGTSQSAVNRIERGNQNISLEMIARIGEALDSEIVSLGYAGPMHLRVVGGRRLSGAIDVKTSKNACVALLCASLLNRGRTVLRRVARIEEVYRLLEVLGSIGVRTRWINDGVDLEIVPPAELELTSIDADAARRTRSIIMFLGPLLHRLDHFTLPYAGGCDLGTRTIEPHMIALRRFGLDIAATEGLYHARVDRSVAPDRPIVLTERGDTVTENALLAAARHDGVTVIRNASSNYMVQDLCFFLEALGVKVEGIGTTTLTVHGVPTIDVDVDYCPSEDPVEAMSLLAAAVVTESELTVRRVPIEFLEIELAVLEEMGLDHDRTPEYWADNGRTRLVDLTVRPSKLEAPIDKIHPMPFPGLNIDNVPFFAAIAAAAQGKTLIHDWVYDNRAIYLTDLNRLGGRLQLLDPHRVLVEGPTRWRAAEMMCPPALRPAVVVLLAMMAAEGTSVLRNVYVINRGYEDLAERLNSIGAQIEIFRDI, from the coding sequence ATGGCAGACGACTACCTCGTGCGCATCGGCAAGCTCATCCGGGACGCCAGGCAGCATCGCGGCTGGACACAGTCACAGCTCGCCGAGGCGCTCGGCACCAGTCAGAGCGCCGTGAACCGCATCGAGCGCGGCAACCAAAACATCAGCCTTGAGATGATCGCTCGAATCGGTGAAGCGCTGGACAGCGAGATCGTCTCCCTGGGCTACGCGGGCCCGATGCATCTGCGGGTGGTCGGTGGCCGCCGGCTGTCGGGCGCCATCGACGTGAAGACCAGCAAGAACGCGTGTGTGGCACTGCTGTGCGCCTCCCTGCTCAACAGGGGGCGCACAGTGCTGCGCCGGGTCGCCCGCATCGAGGAGGTGTACCGCCTTCTGGAGGTACTGGGCTCCATCGGCGTACGCACCCGGTGGATCAACGACGGGGTGGACCTGGAGATCGTGCCGCCTGCCGAGCTGGAGCTGACGTCGATCGACGCCGACGCGGCCCGCCGTACGCGCTCGATCATCATGTTCCTCGGCCCGCTGCTGCACCGCCTGGACCACTTCACGCTCCCGTACGCGGGCGGCTGCGACCTCGGTACCCGGACCATCGAGCCGCACATGATCGCGCTGCGCCGGTTCGGGCTCGACATCGCCGCGACCGAGGGGCTGTACCACGCCCGGGTGGACCGGTCCGTCGCCCCGGACCGCCCCATCGTGCTGACCGAGCGCGGGGACACGGTCACCGAGAACGCGCTGCTCGCGGCCGCCCGGCACGACGGCGTCACGGTCATCCGCAACGCGTCCTCCAACTACATGGTCCAGGACCTGTGCTTCTTCCTGGAGGCGCTCGGCGTCAAGGTCGAGGGCATCGGCACCACCACCCTCACCGTGCACGGCGTGCCGACCATCGACGTCGACGTGGACTACTGCCCCTCCGAGGACCCGGTCGAGGCGATGAGCCTGCTGGCCGCCGCCGTCGTCACCGAGTCGGAACTGACGGTACGCCGGGTGCCGATCGAGTTCCTCGAGATCGAGCTCGCGGTGCTGGAGGAAATGGGACTCGACCACGACCGTACGCCCGAGTACTGGGCCGACAACGGCCGTACGCGCCTGGTGGACCTCACCGTCCGGCCCTCCAAACTGGAGGCGCCGATCGACAAGATCCACCCGATGCCCTTCCCCGGCCTGAACATCGACAACGTCCCGTTCTTCGCCGCCATCGCGGCGGCCGCGCAGGGCAAGACCCTCATCCACGACTGGGTCTACGACAACCGCGCGATCTACCTGACGGACCTCAATCGCCTCGGCGGCCGCCTCCAGCTCCTCGACCCGCACCGGGTCCTGGTCGAGGGCCCGACCCGCTGGCGCGCCGCCGAGATGATGTGCCCGCCGGCACTGCGCCCCGCGGTGGTCGTCCTGCTGGCGATGATGGCGGCCGAGGGCACGTCGGTCCTGCGGAACGTGTACGTCATCAACCGCGGCTACGAGGACCTGGCCGAACGCCTGAACTCGATCGGCGCGCAGATCGAGATCTTCCGGGACATCTGA